The DNA sequence CGCCGAGGAGGTGCACGTGCGCCACCTCTTCCTGCCGCTGGCGGAGGGGGCCGCGCCGGCGGCGCAGCAGGCCGCCCAGGCGCTGGGCGAGGCGCTGCGCCGGCGGCTGGTGGCCGGCGAGGCCTTCGCCGCGGTGGCGAAGGACGCCGGCGGCGCGCCGGGCGACTCCGGCGACCTGGGCTGGCTGAAGCGCGGCGACGTGCAGAAGGACCTGGAGGACGTGTACCTGCCGCTGGCCGACGGCGAGGTCTCCCGGCCGGTGCGGGCCGGGCCCGGGCTGCACCTCTTCCAGCTGGTGGAGCGGCGCCGCGCCGGCGGCAAGGCCTTCGAGGAGGCCAAGGACGAGATCCGCGACCTGCTGGTGCAGGAGCAGACCGCCTCCTACCGCGACCAGTACGTGGCCGAGCTGAAGCGCGACGCGGTCATCGACCTCCGGCTGCCCGAGCTGAAGGACTAGGGCGACCCCGCGCCGGCGCGCCCACCCGGCGCCGCCCTGGCCGGACCCCTCCCCCGTGGCGGGCGCCGTGGCGCCCGCGGAGACCTCCCGTGAGCGCACGCATCGCCATCTCGCTGGGTGACCCCTCCGGCATCGGGCCGGAGGTGACCGCGGCCGCGCTGCGCGAGCTCGGCCGCGAGGTGACGCCGCTGCTGTGCGGCGACCCCGGGCTGCTGGAGCGCGGCTTCGGGCGGCTCGGGCTGCCGGTGCTGGAGCCGGGCGAGCGGCTGCCGCGCGGCGGGGCCTTCGTGGCGGTGACCCGGCTGGCGGCGCGGGCGCTGGCGCCGGGGCGGCCGGCGCCGCTGGGGGGCGCCGCCCAGCTGGCCTTCCTCACCGCGGCCTACGACCTGGTGCAGAACGGCGCGGCGGCGGCGCTCTGCACCGCCCCGGTCTCCAAGGCCCAGGTGGCCCTGGCCCTGCCCGGCTTCGTGGGCCACACCGAGTGGCTGGAGGCGCGCGGCGGCGGCGGGCGCTCGGTGATGATGCTGGCGGGCCAGCGGCTCAAGGTGGCGCTGGTGACCAACCACCTGCCGCTCTCGTCGGTGCGCGCCGCGCTCACGCCGGCGCTCATCGCCGAGACCATCGCGGTGACGCACCGGGCGCTGGTGCAGGACCTCGGCGTGGCCAGGCCGCGCATCGCCCTGGCGGCCTGGAACCCGCACGCCGGCGAGTCCGGGACGGTGGGCGACGAGGAGGCCCGGCTCTGCCAGCCGGCGCTGGCCCTGGCGCGGCGGGGCCGCACCCCGGCGGCCGGCCCCTTCCCCGCCGACTCGGTCTTCTTCCGGGCCGCGCTCGGGGAGTTCGACGCGGTGGTGGCGCTCTACCACGACCAGGGGCTCATCCCGGTGAAGCTGCTCGACTCGGTGATGGGCGACGCCGCGGTGAACGTGACGCTCGGGCTGCCCATCGTGCGGACCAGCCCCGACCACGGGGTGGCCTACTCCTTGGCCGGCACCGGGAAGGCCAGCGCCGCCAGCATGGTGGCCGCGCTCCGGCTGGCCGCGCGCATCGCCCGGGTGCGGGCGCGCCGCGGGGCCTGACCGAAGGTCGTCCCCCCGGCGCGGCGCGGCGTCGGGGGATCCCGACAGCCGGTTGCGCAACCCCCCGGAATCAGGTGGGCGCCGGGTTGGCAAGGCAGGTGCACTTGGGAGGAGTCAGGTGGCAGCGCGACGCGGCCCCACACCTCAACCTGAACTGGAGAACGCCATGACGACCACGAACTCGAAGCCCCAGAACAAGACCTTCGCCCTCGTCGGCGCCGGCATCGGCCTGGCGGCCTTCCTGGCCCTGGCCCTCCTGCCCTCCATCCTCTACGGCGGCTACGCCGGCCTGCTCCTCGCCGGCGGCATCGTCGGCACCCCGGTCCAGGCCACCTTCCTGGTCCGCGCCCTCATCGTCTTCGGCATGGTCCTCGGCGTCACCGGCATCGCCTCCCTCTTCGCCGTCATGGGCGCCGTCGCCGGCGCCGCCGTCGGCGCGCTGACCAAGGCGGTCACCCCGGCCGAGAAGGCCGTGGCCGCCTCCAAGGTCCAGGCCGCACCGCCGCACCGCGGCCGCCCTTCCGCGGCTGCCACCTGGAACGCCCGGCGACCGCCCTGGTCACCGGGGCGTTCGTCTTCCGGGGCCTGCCTGGCCCGCGGTGGACCGGGGCACAGCCCCTCACCCCGGCCCTCTCCCCGGAGGGGAGAGGGAGACTCAACCGCGGGTGGACGCAGGCACCCCTCACCCCTGCCCTCTCCCCGGAGGGGAGAGGGAGACTCAACCGCGGGTGGACGCAGGTACCCCTCACCCCTGCCCTCTCCCCGGAGGGGAGAGGGAGACTCAACCGCGGGCGGACGCGGGTACCCCTCACCCCTGCCCTCTCCCCGGAGGGGAGAGGGAGACTCAACCGCGGGTGGACGCAGGTGCCTCTCACCCCTGCCCTCTCCCCGGAGGGGAGAGGGGGCTCAACGGGGGAGGCTCAGCACGCTCTGCTCCCTCTCCCCCAGCTCGCTGGGGGAGAGGGCCGGGGTGAGGGGGAGCGTCAGACGTTGAAGCGGAAGTGCATGACGTCGCCGTCCTGCACCACGTACTCCTTG is a window from the Anaeromyxobacter sp. genome containing:
- the pdxA gene encoding 4-hydroxythreonine-4-phosphate dehydrogenase PdxA; protein product: MSARIAISLGDPSGIGPEVTAAALRELGREVTPLLCGDPGLLERGFGRLGLPVLEPGERLPRGGAFVAVTRLAARALAPGRPAPLGGAAQLAFLTAAYDLVQNGAAAALCTAPVSKAQVALALPGFVGHTEWLEARGGGGRSVMMLAGQRLKVALVTNHLPLSSVRAALTPALIAETIAVTHRALVQDLGVARPRIALAAWNPHAGESGTVGDEEARLCQPALALARRGRTPAAGPFPADSVFFRAALGEFDAVVALYHDQGLIPVKLLDSVMGDAAVNVTLGLPIVRTSPDHGVAYSLAGTGKASAASMVAALRLAARIARVRARRGA